From a single Vampirovibrio chlorellavorus genomic region:
- the flhB gene encoding flagellar biosynthesis protein FlhB → MSGEKTEKPTGKRISDARAKGQVAKSQDFNAALVMIAVTWIMGSMGPYTVNTVYAQMQYTFGQLLTSPAVLQPMTQDGFDAIFSGTLQSMIWLMLPFLLSVCVMAALSNLVQVRPLFTMQAISPKLDKLNPLNGFKRLFSTRSVIEVVKALLKMTIIGTCGYSVISGHLQELMGLGAVDVPTAWGVIVGVAGEIAKQGCIAFLIIGIADWRYQAWELEKQLRMSKQDIKDERKNSDGDPMMKSRMRQMGMKMIRTRQLAAVPTADVVITNPTHYAIALKYDPDIAPAPVVVAMGKDIFAQKIKEVAKEAGVPMVENKPLARALYPVVEVEAMIPPDLFVAVAEVLAFVFAKHKGRRLAAQKRSKEAAQKEAAKQEAKRKLREEASE, encoded by the coding sequence ATGTCTGGAGAAAAGACAGAAAAGCCAACAGGCAAGCGCATCTCGGATGCGCGGGCCAAGGGACAGGTGGCCAAAAGCCAGGACTTCAACGCCGCGCTGGTCATGATTGCCGTCACCTGGATTATGGGATCGATGGGGCCATACACCGTTAATACGGTCTACGCCCAAATGCAGTACACCTTTGGCCAGTTGCTAACCAGCCCGGCGGTGTTGCAACCCATGACCCAGGATGGCTTTGACGCCATCTTCTCCGGCACCTTGCAGTCCATGATCTGGCTGATGCTGCCGTTTTTGCTTTCCGTGTGCGTGATGGCCGCCTTGTCCAACCTGGTGCAGGTGCGTCCCCTCTTCACCATGCAGGCCATCTCTCCCAAGCTGGATAAACTGAACCCGCTGAATGGCTTTAAGCGCCTGTTTTCTACGCGCTCGGTGATTGAAGTGGTCAAGGCCCTGCTCAAAATGACCATCATCGGCACCTGTGGCTATTCGGTCATCAGTGGGCATTTGCAGGAACTGATGGGCTTGGGCGCTGTGGATGTGCCCACCGCCTGGGGGGTCATCGTGGGCGTGGCCGGGGAAATCGCCAAGCAGGGCTGCATTGCCTTTTTAATCATCGGCATCGCCGACTGGCGCTATCAGGCTTGGGAACTGGAAAAGCAGTTGCGCATGTCCAAGCAGGACATCAAGGACGAACGCAAAAATTCCGATGGCGACCCCATGATGAAAAGCCGCATGCGCCAGATGGGCATGAAGATGATTCGCACCCGCCAGTTGGCCGCCGTGCCTACCGCCGATGTGGTGATTACCAACCCCACCCACTACGCCATCGCCCTGAAGTACGACCCGGACATTGCCCCCGCCCCGGTGGTGGTGGCCATGGGAAAAGATATCTTCGCCCAGAAAATCAAGGAAGTGGCCAAAGAAGCAGGTGTCCCCATGGTGGAAAACAAGCCTCTGGCTCGGGCCTTGTACCCGGTGGTGGAGGTGGAAGCCATGATTCCGCCGGATTTGTTTGTGGCCGTGGCCGAAGTGCTGGCCTTTGTGTTTGCCAAACATAAGGGACGTCGGTTGGCGGCCCAAAAGCGCTCCAAGGAGGCCGCCCAGAAAGAAGCGGCCAAACAGGAAGCCAAGCGCAAGCTGCGGGAGGAGGCTAGCGAATGA
- a CDS encoding cation diffusion facilitator family transporter encodes MLEVNPQGYMGTVEPPGSPRPADYSGTPTYIGPRENAFQHAESSLWVAFLVNIAVGAIKFLAWIFSQSPSMFSESLHSFGDAVNSIALILGNKFSQRPPDRSHPFGYGLEANVWALAACVFLIGTSVWAVSEGFQHFTAKYPEVMTLQGFLTSAVILVISILLEIVAVRRASQAVLEEMQITPRNELEIFTLAFANIKNVLSPTTRFVYYEDNIALLGAFLALSAISVSYFVVHSGLVVPESLALPAFLSWALMRFDAMVSMLIGGLLAGMAIYLFRHNRGILTQSSASPRVEKKITDLVTSMHGVSEILDLKTLDHGIAGLTVHLKVQVDPYIQVKDVDDLTERIKHKIQRRIVQASQVFVEVLADESEIEWGEKFNALVEQGRKEGVLDARSEILLKNVYDFSEATVKDIMIPRIDVEYVDVETPLSEVADLMIETGHSRLPVFKENVDDLVGLVHSRDVFDLIRKNQMETPLASIVREIDIFPENKGISDLLEDFKRNKIRIAAVADEHGGFAGLVTVEDVIEEIIGEIWDEHEPEEPMMTVLTPNRVQVNGKCEIEDLNEQLDLNIPFDDFKTVGGYVFGELGREPEDGDEVTFEDLKFTVKEADGPRIVSVMIESPVPFQLKREFSPESSKGNGPVNVAD; translated from the coding sequence GTGTTGGAAGTAAACCCGCAAGGTTACATGGGTACAGTCGAACCTCCAGGCAGTCCAAGGCCAGCCGATTATTCAGGGACTCCCACCTATATCGGCCCTCGTGAAAACGCATTTCAGCATGCGGAATCCTCACTTTGGGTCGCCTTTCTGGTCAACATCGCGGTGGGGGCCATCAAGTTCCTGGCCTGGATCTTTTCCCAAAGCCCGTCCATGTTCAGTGAAAGTTTGCACTCCTTTGGCGACGCCGTAAACAGCATTGCCCTGATTCTGGGGAACAAGTTCAGTCAACGCCCCCCGGATCGCAGCCATCCTTTTGGCTACGGGCTGGAAGCCAATGTGTGGGCCCTGGCTGCTTGCGTTTTTCTCATTGGTACGTCCGTCTGGGCGGTATCAGAAGGCTTTCAGCACTTTACCGCCAAATATCCGGAAGTGATGACCCTGCAGGGCTTCCTGACCTCTGCGGTCATTCTGGTTATCAGCATTTTACTGGAGATTGTCGCCGTGCGGCGGGCTTCCCAGGCGGTGCTGGAGGAAATGCAGATTACCCCGCGCAACGAGCTGGAAATTTTTACCCTGGCCTTTGCCAACATTAAAAACGTGTTGAGTCCCACCACTCGCTTTGTCTATTACGAAGACAATATTGCCTTGCTGGGTGCTTTTTTGGCCCTCAGTGCCATTTCGGTGTCCTATTTCGTGGTGCATTCCGGGCTGGTAGTGCCGGAATCGCTGGCTTTGCCCGCGTTTCTGTCCTGGGCGCTGATGCGCTTTGACGCCATGGTCTCCATGTTGATTGGCGGCTTGTTGGCTGGGATGGCCATCTATCTGTTCCGTCATAACCGGGGCATTCTGACCCAAAGTTCAGCCTCTCCCCGGGTGGAGAAAAAAATTACCGATTTGGTGACCAGTATGCACGGGGTTTCGGAAATTCTGGATCTCAAAACGCTGGATCACGGCATAGCGGGTTTGACCGTCCATTTGAAGGTTCAAGTAGATCCCTACATTCAGGTGAAAGATGTGGATGACCTGACCGAGCGCATCAAGCATAAAATTCAGCGCCGCATTGTGCAGGCCTCGCAGGTTTTTGTGGAAGTGCTGGCCGATGAATCCGAGATTGAATGGGGCGAAAAGTTCAATGCCCTGGTGGAACAAGGCCGTAAAGAGGGTGTACTGGACGCCCGCTCCGAAATTCTGCTGAAAAACGTCTATGATTTCAGCGAAGCTACGGTGAAAGACATTATGATTCCCCGGATTGACGTGGAATACGTGGATGTGGAGACCCCCTTGTCCGAAGTGGCTGACTTGATGATTGAAACCGGCCACTCTCGCCTGCCGGTGTTCAAGGAGAACGTGGATGATCTGGTGGGTCTGGTTCATTCTCGCGATGTGTTTGATCTCATCCGCAAAAACCAGATGGAAACGCCGCTGGCCAGCATTGTGCGGGAAATTGATATTTTTCCGGAAAACAAGGGCATTAGCGACTTACTGGAAGACTTTAAGCGCAACAAAATCCGGATTGCCGCCGTGGCCGATGAACATGGCGGCTTTGCAGGTCTGGTGACCGTGGAGGACGTGATTGAGGAGATCATCGGCGAAATTTGGGACGAGCATGAACCTGAAGAGCCCATGATGACCGTTCTTACGCCCAATCGGGTTCAGGTCAACGGAAAATGCGAAATTGAAGATCTCAACGAGCAACTGGATCTGAACATTCCCTTTGATGATTTCAAGACCGTGGGCGGTTATGTGTTTGGCGAATTGGGCCGAGAGCCGGAGGATGGCGATGAAGTCACCTTTGAGGATCTCAAATTTACCGTCAAAGAGGCTGATGGCCCCCGTATTGTCAGCGTGATGATTGAATCTCCCGTTCCGTTTCAGTTGAAACGTGAATTTTCCCCGGAGTCCAGCAAGGGCAATGGCCCGGTTAACGTGGCTGATTAG
- a CDS encoding M48 family metallopeptidase: MSVDSMGAYLPMVPVVIDPPFVPPAVPQGPPVIHSFRLAEPMLLPDEFIATRPVPTAHSPNRQCASKIDEWMLRRSKPLYMPEATLPLTRMARQIAARNGIPKPHKILIVNKPFYNAAAYGNGTVVFHLDALKQAKSPEELAFVLAHELSHVQFEDVKAKKVRHGIAVGVALLADELAAWVFRVRSLVKSLGISLLVPIGSFQWAAFMERKDEARADTNAIRLLAKAGFGTDGYLSAFENMAHNKSKAQWWRQLEWKIYGENHPSLSKRVQAISQTVRQQPPLLEPQPVMSPAEWQRLKAAAAQVGTADS; this comes from the coding sequence ATGTCTGTGGATTCAATGGGAGCCTATCTGCCTATGGTTCCGGTCGTTATCGATCCGCCGTTTGTCCCTCCCGCCGTGCCTCAAGGCCCGCCAGTCATCCATTCGTTCCGTCTTGCAGAGCCCATGCTCCTTCCGGACGAATTCATCGCCACCCGACCAGTGCCTACCGCACACTCACCAAATCGCCAGTGCGCCTCCAAAATTGATGAGTGGATGCTACGCCGCTCAAAGCCACTATATATGCCGGAAGCCACCCTGCCGCTCACACGCATGGCCCGGCAAATCGCGGCCCGGAACGGGATTCCCAAGCCCCATAAAATCCTGATAGTGAATAAACCGTTTTATAACGCCGCCGCCTATGGCAATGGCACCGTGGTCTTTCATCTGGATGCCCTAAAACAGGCCAAGTCCCCGGAGGAATTGGCCTTTGTACTGGCACACGAGCTGAGCCACGTGCAGTTTGAAGACGTTAAAGCTAAAAAAGTTCGTCATGGCATTGCAGTCGGTGTCGCCCTCCTGGCGGATGAGCTGGCCGCGTGGGTTTTCCGAGTGCGCAGCCTGGTAAAAAGCCTGGGGATTTCTCTATTGGTACCGATTGGCAGTTTCCAGTGGGCCGCTTTTATGGAACGCAAGGACGAGGCCCGAGCGGACACCAATGCCATTCGGTTGCTTGCCAAAGCGGGCTTTGGCACCGATGGCTACTTGAGCGCCTTTGAAAACATGGCCCACAACAAAAGCAAGGCCCAATGGTGGCGGCAACTGGAATGGAAAATATACGGAGAAAATCATCCCAGCCTGTCCAAAAGGGTACAAGCCATCAGCCAGACGGTTCGCCAACAGCCGCCCTTACTGGAACCCCAGCCGGTGATGAGCCCTGCGGAGTGGCAACGCCTCAAAGCCGCCGCCGCACAAGTAGGCACGGCCGATTCATAA
- the fliR gene encoding flagellar biosynthetic protein FliR, whose product MDLSLLTLNTVIAFLLVLFRITGMLVSAPLFNMHNIPAQVKVGFAVAMALILFPLHSAHLVIPKDLIQFSLLVLQESVLGILIGFTANLVFIALQVAGEFFSMQMGLSIANLLDPVTNTQSAVVGQFFFYFAALLFLNLNIHHALIAGVDRSFNAIPLGHFIGEGNLTGGLMAERFIKLSSDMFIMAMMISVPLMSILILLEIALSFVAKVMPQMNIFIVGLPVKVGGGLFAMMVSLPYLSSLLGDQYATLIKVLLNLYKT is encoded by the coding sequence TTGGATTTGAGCCTGCTAACCTTAAATACCGTCATCGCCTTTTTGCTGGTGCTGTTTCGCATTACCGGCATGCTGGTCAGCGCGCCGCTGTTCAATATGCACAACATTCCAGCGCAGGTTAAAGTGGGCTTTGCCGTGGCCATGGCTCTCATTCTGTTTCCCCTGCACTCGGCCCATCTGGTTATTCCCAAGGATCTCATCCAGTTTTCCCTGTTGGTCCTTCAGGAAAGCGTTCTGGGCATTTTAATCGGCTTTACGGCCAATCTGGTGTTTATTGCCCTGCAAGTGGCCGGAGAGTTTTTCAGCATGCAAATGGGCCTATCCATCGCCAATTTGCTGGACCCGGTCACCAATACCCAATCAGCCGTGGTGGGACAGTTCTTTTTCTACTTTGCGGCCCTTCTGTTTTTAAACCTCAACATCCATCACGCCCTCATTGCCGGGGTAGACCGTAGTTTTAATGCCATCCCGCTGGGGCATTTTATCGGGGAAGGGAATTTGACCGGAGGGTTGATGGCGGAGCGTTTTATCAAGCTCAGTAGCGATATGTTTATTATGGCCATGATGATTAGCGTGCCGCTGATGTCGATTCTCATCTTGCTGGAAATTGCCCTGAGCTTTGTGGCCAAGGTCATGCCGCAAATGAATATTTTCATCGTGGGCTTGCCGGTCAAGGTGGGCGGTGGTTTGTTCGCTATGATGGTCAGCCTGCCGTACCTCAGCAGTTTACTGGGTGATCAGTACGCCACACTGATCAAAGTCCTGCTAAACCTGTACAAGACCTGA
- the flhA gene encoding flagellar biosynthesis protein FlhA, which produces MSAPNKKMPRLGWKDLLKHNDVLLAVGIVFVVTMMVIPLSPLILDVFLTLNIALSVTILLVTLYTQEPLQYSTFPTILLFATLFRLGLNVSTTRLILLNGEAGQVVHAFGNFVIGGNYVVGMLIFIILIIINFIVITNGAGRVSEVAARFTLDAMPGKQLSIDADLNAGMIDEKEAKRRRQNIQREADFYGTMDGASKFVKGDAIAAIIITVINIVGGLIIGVMQMGMPLEQAAATFTTLSVGDGLVSQLPALIISAATGILVTRVNDSEVSLGDEIGGQMFQNPKVMAIMGSLMLLMGMIPGLPNLPFLTVGALAVGGSFLLVKNTREKAEMKLLEDNKAKTVQKKKTTTENVLDLLQVETMELEIGYRLVPLIEAEAGGDLLERIAQIRKQVALEFGFVLPSIRVRDNLQLPPNQYNIKLRGVTIDQGEVMADLWLAMSTDPDIIEPIQGIETKEPAFGLPALWIEADEKEQAEMNGYTVVSASAVVSTHLTEFIKKNSADILGRADVQNLLTNVKKSNESLVTDLVPDTLTEAEIQIILQNLLREKVSIRDMVTILESLGYHCRVNKDPDYLTEQVRMALSRSICKQHQNPDTGELPVLTLDPTVEEQMAQGLTQDGQTLALGPVFTQKLFAALNQEIERVIGAHGVQPVLLCNARLRLPFRRMIERMLPQIAVLSYNEIGPSVKATAVGSVRVDLAQLA; this is translated from the coding sequence ATGAGCGCTCCCAACAAAAAAATGCCTCGGCTGGGCTGGAAGGACTTGCTAAAGCACAACGACGTGCTGTTGGCGGTAGGCATCGTGTTTGTGGTCACCATGATGGTGATCCCTCTGTCGCCCTTGATTCTGGATGTATTTCTGACCCTGAACATCGCCCTGTCGGTCACCATTTTGCTGGTCACGCTCTACACGCAGGAGCCGCTTCAGTACTCCACCTTTCCCACCATTTTGCTGTTTGCCACCTTGTTCCGGCTGGGCCTCAACGTCAGCACCACCCGGCTGATTTTGCTGAATGGGGAAGCCGGGCAAGTGGTTCACGCCTTCGGGAACTTTGTGATTGGGGGCAATTACGTGGTGGGTATGCTGATCTTCATCATCCTCATCATCATTAACTTCATCGTTATCACCAACGGTGCGGGCCGCGTCTCGGAAGTGGCCGCCCGCTTCACTTTGGATGCCATGCCCGGTAAGCAGTTGAGTATTGATGCCGATTTGAACGCCGGTATGATCGATGAAAAAGAGGCTAAGCGTCGTCGGCAAAACATTCAGCGAGAGGCCGATTTTTACGGAACCATGGACGGTGCCAGCAAGTTTGTGAAAGGCGATGCCATTGCCGCCATTATCATTACGGTCATCAACATTGTGGGCGGCCTGATTATCGGGGTGATGCAGATGGGCATGCCCTTGGAGCAAGCCGCCGCCACCTTTACCACCTTATCGGTGGGGGATGGTCTGGTCTCCCAGTTGCCTGCCCTGATTATTTCGGCGGCCACCGGTATTCTGGTCACCCGGGTCAACGATTCCGAGGTCTCTCTGGGGGATGAAATCGGCGGGCAGATGTTCCAGAATCCCAAGGTTATGGCCATTATGGGTAGCCTGATGCTGTTGATGGGCATGATTCCCGGTTTGCCCAACTTGCCCTTCCTCACCGTCGGAGCCTTGGCCGTGGGCGGGAGTTTTCTGCTGGTGAAAAATACCCGGGAAAAGGCCGAGATGAAATTGCTGGAAGACAACAAGGCCAAAACCGTTCAAAAGAAAAAGACCACCACGGAAAATGTTCTGGATTTGCTGCAAGTGGAAACCATGGAGCTGGAAATCGGCTATCGGCTGGTGCCCCTGATTGAGGCGGAAGCCGGAGGCGACCTGCTGGAGCGGATCGCCCAAATTCGCAAGCAGGTGGCGCTGGAGTTTGGTTTTGTACTGCCCTCCATTCGGGTGCGAGACAATTTGCAATTACCGCCCAACCAGTACAACATCAAGCTGCGGGGGGTAACCATTGATCAGGGGGAGGTCATGGCCGATTTGTGGCTGGCCATGAGTACCGATCCCGATATCATCGAGCCCATTCAGGGCATTGAGACCAAGGAACCCGCCTTTGGCTTGCCCGCTTTGTGGATTGAAGCCGACGAAAAAGAGCAGGCCGAAATGAACGGATACACCGTGGTCAGTGCTTCGGCGGTTGTCTCTACGCATTTAACGGAATTCATCAAGAAAAATTCGGCGGATATTCTGGGCCGGGCCGATGTCCAGAACCTGTTGACCAACGTGAAAAAGTCCAACGAAAGCCTGGTGACCGATTTGGTTCCCGATACGCTCACCGAAGCCGAAATTCAGATTATTTTGCAGAATTTACTGCGGGAAAAAGTCAGCATTCGGGACATGGTGACCATTCTGGAGTCACTGGGCTATCACTGCCGGGTGAACAAAGATCCGGATTACCTGACCGAGCAGGTGCGCATGGCCCTGTCCCGCAGTATTTGCAAGCAGCACCAAAACCCGGACACTGGAGAATTGCCCGTGTTAACCCTGGATCCGACTGTGGAAGAGCAAATGGCCCAGGGACTGACGCAAGACGGGCAGACTTTGGCCCTGGGGCCCGTGTTTACCCAAAAACTGTTTGCCGCCCTCAATCAGGAAATAGAGCGGGTCATTGGGGCCCACGGGGTGCAGCCGGTCTTGCTGTGCAATGCCCGCTTGCGGCTGCCGTTCAGGCGCATGATTGAGCGCATGCTGCCCCAAATTGCCGTGTTGTCCTATAACGAGATTGGCCCCAGCGTGAAGGCCACCGCTGTGGGCTCGGTGCGGGTGGATTTGGCCCAATTGGCTTAA
- the fliQ gene encoding flagellar biosynthesis protein FliQ, whose protein sequence is MTEAAFIDLLQNALWLIILLSAPMLLVNLMVGVAISIFQAVTQIQEASLSFVPKLLASFLILILAGPWMTQMVLDYSNRIFDTLVTVAKTPKQ, encoded by the coding sequence ATGACGGAAGCCGCATTTATCGATCTCCTGCAGAATGCCCTGTGGCTGATTATTTTGCTATCCGCGCCCATGTTGCTGGTGAACCTGATGGTGGGGGTGGCCATTTCCATTTTTCAGGCGGTCACTCAAATTCAGGAAGCCTCGTTGTCCTTTGTGCCCAAATTGCTGGCCTCGTTTCTCATTTTGATATTGGCCGGGCCGTGGATGACCCAGATGGTGTTGGATTATTCCAACCGGATTTTTGACACGCTGGTGACCGTGGCCAAAACCCCCAAGCAGTAA